Proteins encoded together in one Pontiella desulfatans window:
- a CDS encoding DUF2971 domain-containing protein codes for MIYRYIGFQNEAESKLKTISKNRLWFSSPQKFNDPFDCDFPVSSSFTVDEFIEFTYGCYELTGKDPKNIIRKYKIADIESRQALCHSILNAYKTKMSSHGICCFSERWDSILMWSHYADKHAGICVGYDDSNNDDLLIEVKYSTHYPELHIKETIKDAGKVMEKYLLTKSSDWLYEREHRIIHKSCCDDCDESPFPIVEVIFGVKADEQLKRDVIGSMDSNVLYYDAIHEPKGKYGLSRKQYSK; via the coding sequence ATGATTTACAGATACATAGGATTTCAAAACGAAGCAGAATCAAAGCTCAAGACCATCTCTAAAAATAGGCTCTGGTTTTCGTCTCCACAAAAATTCAACGATCCATTCGACTGCGATTTTCCCGTATCATCCAGCTTCACTGTGGATGAGTTTATTGAATTCACCTATGGTTGCTACGAACTCACAGGCAAAGATCCGAAAAACATTATTCGGAAGTATAAGATTGCGGACATCGAGTCGCGACAAGCTCTTTGCCATTCGATACTCAACGCTTACAAAACGAAGATGTCCAGCCATGGCATTTGCTGCTTTTCAGAACGATGGGATTCTATCCTGATGTGGTCTCATTATGCGGATAAGCATGCTGGAATATGCGTCGGATATGATGACAGCAACAATGATGATCTGTTGATAGAAGTAAAATACTCCACTCATTACCCAGAACTACACATCAAAGAAACAATCAAAGATGCCGGCAAGGTAATGGAAAAGTACTTGCTTACAAAATCCTCAGATTGGCTATATGAACGAGAACATAGAATTATACACAAATCGTGCTGTGACGATTGTGATGAATCACCATTCCCAATCGTAGAGGTCATTTTTGGTGTCAAAGCAGACGAACAATTAAAAAGGGACGTCATAGGCTCCATGGATTCTAATGTTCTATACTATGATGCCATTCACGAGCCAAAAGGTAAGTATGGTCTTTCGAGAAAGCAATATTCAAAGTAG
- a CDS encoding endonuclease III domain-containing protein has translation MSPPIQSAFDALFERFGQQHWWPARTRLEMMLGAILTQNTAWTNVEKAIANLRKAEALTVESLTNASQDEIAQWIRPAGYFNQKSGYIKGMVGVIRERFEGSLNPLFALDTPTLRKELLSWKGVGPETADSILLYAARRPVFVVDAYTKRICSRHGWMGEKATYDDVAKLFTENLPADVELFNEYHALIVRLCKEHCNTKPKCNGCPLEFLLLN, from the coding sequence ATGAGCCCTCCGATCCAATCCGCCTTTGACGCCCTCTTCGAGCGCTTTGGCCAACAGCACTGGTGGCCGGCGCGAACGCGACTGGAAATGATGCTTGGCGCCATCCTGACGCAAAACACGGCGTGGACGAATGTGGAGAAGGCGATCGCCAACCTGCGCAAAGCCGAAGCGCTCACCGTTGAATCCCTCACAAACGCATCCCAAGACGAGATTGCGCAGTGGATCCGTCCGGCGGGCTATTTCAACCAAAAATCCGGCTACATCAAGGGCATGGTCGGCGTTATCCGGGAGCGATTCGAAGGATCGCTCAACCCACTGTTCGCGCTCGACACCCCCACCCTGCGCAAGGAATTGCTTTCCTGGAAAGGGGTTGGCCCGGAGACGGCGGACTCGATCCTGCTCTACGCCGCCCGGCGCCCGGTCTTTGTGGTGGATGCCTACACCAAGCGCATTTGCTCCCGGCATGGGTGGATGGGTGAAAAAGCAACGTACGACGACGTGGCAAAGCTCTTCACCGAAAATCTTCCGGCAGACGTAGAGCTCTTCAACGAATACCACGCGCTGATCGTCCGGCTCTGCAAGGAACACTGCAACACCAAACCCAAATGCAACGGCTGCCCGCTGGAATTCCTTCTACTGAATTAA
- a CDS encoding four helix bundle suffix domain-containing protein, which yields MADEPLIPKHGGYRNLKSFQVAQLAYDVTVRFCELYIDKRSRTVDQMVQAARSGVQNIAEGSQASGTSKKFELKLTSVARASLEELKLDYEDFLRQRNLPTLAPEDPVLMRFKQLRCSTLEEVQNWISEERKRQKDEHGQSRTDKDSSVPVGDCPCLSSASLAANAALSLLNLACYLLDRQIDAQADAFENEGGFTERLYRVRSRKRKN from the coding sequence ATGGCTGACGAGCCTCTTATTCCAAAACACGGCGGGTACCGCAACCTGAAGAGCTTTCAGGTGGCGCAACTGGCCTACGATGTGACGGTTCGGTTTTGTGAACTCTATATCGATAAGCGGAGCCGGACGGTGGATCAGATGGTGCAGGCGGCGCGATCAGGCGTGCAGAATATTGCCGAGGGTAGCCAAGCGTCCGGCACCTCGAAAAAGTTTGAGCTGAAACTGACGAGCGTTGCCCGGGCAAGCCTGGAGGAGCTAAAACTGGACTATGAGGATTTTTTGAGGCAAAGGAACCTACCCACGCTGGCACCGGAAGATCCGGTGCTGATGCGCTTCAAGCAACTGCGTTGCTCAACACTTGAAGAGGTGCAGAACTGGATTTCCGAAGAGCGAAAGCGACAGAAGGACGAACACGGACAATCAAGGACGGACAAGGACTCGTCCGTGCCGGTCGGTGACTGTCCGTGTTTGTCCTCCGCCAGTCTGGCGGCTAACGCCGCCCTTTCCCTGCTGAATCTCGCCTGCTATCTCCTCGACCGCCAGATCGATGCCCAAGCCGACGCCTTCGAGAACGAGGGTGGCTTCACGGAACGGCTCTACCGCGTCCGTTCCAGAAAACGAAAGAACTGA
- the gatB gene encoding Asp-tRNA(Asn)/Glu-tRNA(Gln) amidotransferase subunit GatB, producing the protein MKYEATIGLETHVMQKTNTKMFCSCKYEYGAEPNTHVCPVCLGYPGALPVMNEKAIELCCKAGLLLGCEINPNSKWDRKNYFYPDMSKNYQISQADQPLCMGGELTVEVEGDMKTFTLERIHQEENAAKNTHVAGASLVDYNRAGTALMEIVSNPCMHSAEDALAYMAAVKQIMQYGGISNCDQEKGQMRSDVNVSVRPEGQKELGAKVEIKNMNSFAFIKDAIEYEIERQIAVLEAGGKVDQETRGYDPDRGETFTQRTKEDAHDYRYFPEPDLMPVRVSAEQIEQWRAELPELPAQRRVRYVSELGLPEYDAGVLTADMAMSDYFEATMAHTKNAKAVSNFLMGEMMRLLSEQGAAIADCKVTPEKLAEIIALIDAKTINTGGGKQIFEVIFNEGGEPKAIMEEKGLAQVSDDSALEGWADDAIANNPKPVEEYKAGNAASINFLMGQVMKASRGKANPGAVMQMLKQKLDG; encoded by the coding sequence ATGAAATACGAAGCAACGATTGGTTTGGAAACGCATGTGATGCAGAAGACGAACACGAAGATGTTCTGCTCCTGCAAGTATGAATATGGAGCGGAGCCGAACACGCACGTCTGCCCGGTCTGCCTGGGCTATCCCGGGGCGCTGCCGGTCATGAACGAAAAGGCCATCGAGTTGTGCTGCAAGGCCGGACTGTTGCTCGGATGCGAAATCAATCCCAACAGCAAGTGGGACCGCAAGAACTATTTCTACCCCGACATGTCGAAGAACTACCAGATTTCCCAGGCCGACCAACCGCTCTGCATGGGCGGCGAGCTGACGGTCGAGGTGGAAGGGGATATGAAAACCTTCACGCTCGAGCGGATTCATCAGGAGGAAAACGCGGCCAAGAACACGCACGTGGCCGGGGCCAGCCTGGTCGACTACAACCGCGCCGGAACCGCGCTCATGGAAATCGTCTCCAACCCCTGCATGCATTCCGCCGAGGATGCGCTGGCCTACATGGCCGCCGTCAAGCAGATCATGCAATACGGCGGCATCTCCAACTGCGACCAGGAAAAAGGGCAGATGCGCTCCGACGTCAATGTCTCCGTCCGCCCCGAGGGGCAGAAGGAACTTGGGGCCAAGGTCGAGATCAAGAACATGAACTCGTTCGCTTTCATCAAGGATGCCATCGAATACGAGATCGAGCGCCAGATCGCCGTGCTCGAAGCCGGCGGAAAGGTCGATCAGGAAACACGTGGCTACGATCCCGACCGCGGCGAAACCTTTACGCAGCGCACCAAGGAAGATGCGCACGACTACCGCTATTTCCCGGAACCCGACCTGATGCCGGTCCGGGTTTCCGCCGAGCAGATCGAACAGTGGCGTGCCGAGCTTCCGGAGCTGCCGGCCCAGCGCCGCGTGCGCTATGTGTCGGAACTCGGATTGCCCGAATACGATGCCGGCGTGCTGACGGCCGATATGGCCATGTCGGACTATTTCGAAGCAACCATGGCGCACACGAAAAACGCCAAGGCGGTCTCCAACTTTCTCATGGGCGAAATGATGCGCCTGCTTTCCGAGCAGGGTGCCGCGATTGCCGACTGCAAGGTCACCCCCGAAAAGCTGGCCGAAATCATTGCGCTCATCGATGCCAAGACCATCAACACGGGCGGTGGCAAGCAGATCTTCGAAGTCATATTCAACGAGGGCGGGGAGCCTAAGGCCATCATGGAAGAGAAGGGCCTGGCGCAGGTTTCCGACGACTCAGCGCTTGAGGGCTGGGCCGATGACGCCATTGCCAACAACCCGAAGCCGGTCGAGGAATACAAGGCCGGCAACGCCGCCTCCATCAATTTCCTGATGGGGCAGGTGATGAAGGCCAGCCGCGGCAAGGCCAACCCCGGTGCCGTTATGCAGATGCTCAAGCAAAAGCTCGACGGTTAA
- a CDS encoding GxxExxY protein, with protein MLEQEGYDLMGAAFEVYNVEGHGFLEDVYQECMEIELELREIPFESQCELKLFYKERQLRRKYIPDFFAYGEVIVEIKAVKKLLPEHEAQLINYLNATTKRVGYLINFGNSNELEWKRIII; from the coding sequence ATGCTTGAGCAGGAAGGTTATGATCTGATGGGTGCGGCTTTCGAGGTCTACAATGTTGAAGGGCATGGATTTCTCGAGGATGTTTATCAAGAGTGTATGGAGATTGAACTCGAACTGCGTGAAATCCCTTTTGAATCGCAGTGTGAACTAAAGCTGTTTTACAAAGAACGTCAACTACGCCGAAAATACATCCCCGATTTCTTTGCGTATGGCGAAGTCATCGTGGAAATAAAGGCAGTTAAGAAGCTGTTGCCTGAGCACGAAGCGCAATTGATCAACTATTTGAATGCAACGACGAAGCGCGTCGGATATCTCATTAACTTCGGCAACTCGAACGAACTAGAATGGAAAAGAATCATAATCTGA
- a CDS encoding HEAT repeat domain-containing protein, translated as MDSKLETQFRERAVELGNSGDPSALPELIELTRSPAANVRRLAASAIGKLAGLADAEKAVSALVPMLRDAKPQVRQYAVRALSAYGSAAKPALHDLRDMAISPVEKEYNNNGAKRAIGIIEEASRIEERQAVHCCQRCGVELEPDEFARSQKAFQRPFCNYCFDEVFMERRNFEMKVELQKKIRAKDGTWVQSDGERLIAEILSAENIRYRYDERFRILDGYAIRPDFYLPEFDVYIEYWGMNTADYKIGMLKKQKLYQQQGKRLISLYPDDKPRMKQVLMEKLEQYQ; from the coding sequence ATGGACTCCAAGCTCGAAACGCAGTTCAGGGAACGCGCCGTGGAACTCGGCAACTCCGGCGATCCATCCGCCTTGCCCGAACTGATTGAGCTAACACGTTCCCCCGCCGCCAACGTACGCCGGCTCGCGGCTTCCGCCATCGGCAAGCTGGCCGGGCTGGCCGATGCGGAAAAGGCTGTCTCCGCTCTCGTTCCGATGCTCCGAGACGCCAAACCCCAGGTACGGCAATATGCCGTCCGCGCCCTCTCCGCCTACGGTAGCGCCGCAAAACCAGCCCTCCACGACCTGCGCGACATGGCCATCAGCCCCGTCGAAAAGGAATACAATAACAATGGCGCCAAACGCGCCATCGGCATCATCGAAGAAGCGAGCCGAATCGAAGAGAGGCAAGCGGTGCACTGCTGCCAACGCTGCGGTGTCGAGCTGGAGCCCGACGAATTCGCCCGTTCGCAAAAGGCTTTCCAGCGCCCCTTCTGCAACTATTGTTTCGACGAGGTTTTCATGGAGCGCCGCAATTTTGAAATGAAGGTCGAACTGCAAAAGAAAATCCGCGCCAAGGATGGAACCTGGGTGCAGTCCGACGGCGAACGCCTCATTGCAGAGATCCTCTCCGCTGAAAACATCCGCTACCGCTACGATGAGCGTTTCCGCATTCTCGACGGCTACGCCATCCGTCCCGACTTCTACCTCCCCGAATTCGACGTCTACATTGAATATTGGGGCATGAACACCGCCGACTACAAGATCGGCATGCTCAAGAAACAAAAACTCTACCAGCAACAAGGCAAACGCCTCATCTCCCTCTACCCCGACGACAAGCCACGCATGAAACAGGTGCTGATGGAGAAACTGGAGCAGTATCAGTGA
- a CDS encoding bacteriohemerythrin produces the protein MNEVKWTDDLSVGVGLIDDQHKELIQHLNNLTKAVEEQHGPNEVPDTLSFLIDYTDLHFSMEERNMEAHGYPAFEAHKAKHDEFKAILADMESEFRDDGPTAILAESIDTLLINWLLKHIRVLDVEFGAFLKSNGLALSE, from the coding sequence ATGAACGAAGTGAAATGGACAGACGACCTTTCCGTTGGCGTTGGATTGATCGACGACCAGCATAAGGAATTGATACAGCACCTCAACAACCTGACCAAAGCCGTTGAAGAACAGCATGGCCCCAACGAGGTTCCGGACACGCTCAGTTTCCTGATCGACTACACGGACCTCCATTTTTCGATGGAGGAGCGCAACATGGAGGCGCATGGCTATCCGGCATTCGAAGCCCACAAGGCCAAGCACGACGAATTCAAGGCCATCCTTGCCGACATGGAAAGCGAGTTCCGCGATGACGGCCCGACGGCCATCCTGGCCGAGTCGATCGACACCCTGCTGATCAACTGGCTCCTCAAGCACATCCGTGTTTTGGATGTGGAATTCGGCGCTTTCCTCAAGAGCAACGGTCTCGCACTTTCCGAATAA
- the gatA gene encoding Asp-tRNA(Asn)/Glu-tRNA(Gln) amidotransferase subunit GatA yields the protein MPDLNKLTIAELSDKLAAGDCTSVDIVNDVLASIDAHDGKVGAYLTLDREDALAQAKAADEKRAAGGSHPMLGIPVAIKDLLNVKGQPCTCSSKILEGYTAPYDATVIAKLREAGAVLLGRVNMDEFAMGSSTENAALGKTSNPWNLDRVPGGSSGGSAACVAADEAIASLGSDTGGSIRQPAAFCGCVGVKPTYGRVSRYGLTAFASSLDQIGPLTKTVKDSAILLETLCGHDQLDSSSIEMEVPAFSRNLSGDTSLAGLKLGLPKEFFVEGMDPEIEKSIRDAVEHCKGLGAEIVDVSLPNAKYAIAVYYIIATAEASANLARFDGIRYGMRLDGKDPAELYAKTRAAGFGQEVKRRIILGTYVLSSGYYDAYYKKAQKVRTLIRDDFTEAFKRCDAILAPVTPTAAYRKGEKTDDPLKMYLDDILTTPINLAGNCALSVPCGFTSNGMPIGLQIIGDAFREETILKVGHAYEQTTGWHTRRPAL from the coding sequence ATGCCTGATCTAAATAAACTCACGATTGCCGAACTCTCCGATAAGCTGGCCGCTGGTGATTGCACCTCGGTTGATATCGTCAACGACGTGCTCGCCTCCATCGATGCCCACGACGGGAAGGTCGGCGCCTACCTGACCCTCGACCGCGAAGATGCGCTGGCGCAAGCCAAGGCCGCCGATGAAAAACGCGCGGCGGGTGGCAGCCACCCGATGCTCGGCATTCCGGTTGCGATCAAGGATCTGCTCAATGTGAAGGGCCAGCCCTGCACCTGTTCCTCGAAAATTCTCGAAGGCTACACCGCGCCCTACGATGCAACGGTCATCGCCAAGCTCCGCGAGGCCGGGGCGGTGTTGCTCGGGCGGGTCAACATGGACGAATTCGCCATGGGCTCGAGCACCGAAAACGCGGCGTTGGGCAAAACCTCCAACCCGTGGAACCTCGATCGCGTCCCCGGCGGTTCCTCCGGCGGTTCCGCCGCCTGCGTGGCGGCCGACGAAGCCATTGCCTCGCTCGGTTCCGATACCGGCGGTTCCATCCGTCAGCCGGCCGCCTTCTGCGGGTGCGTCGGCGTCAAGCCAACCTACGGCCGCGTTTCGCGCTATGGCCTGACGGCCTTTGCTTCGTCGCTCGACCAGATCGGCCCCCTGACCAAAACCGTGAAGGACTCCGCCATCCTGCTCGAGACGCTCTGCGGTCACGACCAACTGGATTCTTCTTCCATTGAGATGGAGGTGCCCGCCTTTTCCCGAAACCTTTCGGGCGACACGTCGTTGGCCGGTCTGAAGCTCGGGTTGCCGAAGGAATTTTTTGTGGAAGGGATGGATCCCGAGATTGAAAAATCCATCCGCGACGCCGTTGAACACTGCAAGGGGCTGGGTGCGGAAATCGTCGATGTCAGTCTTCCGAACGCAAAATATGCCATTGCGGTCTACTACATCATTGCCACGGCCGAGGCTTCGGCCAACCTGGCACGCTTCGACGGCATTCGCTACGGCATGCGACTCGATGGGAAAGACCCGGCGGAGCTTTATGCCAAGACCCGCGCCGCCGGATTCGGCCAGGAGGTGAAGCGGCGCATCATCCTCGGCACCTATGTGCTCAGCAGCGGCTACTACGATGCGTACTATAAAAAGGCCCAGAAAGTCCGGACGCTCATTCGCGACGACTTTACCGAAGCCTTCAAGCGGTGCGATGCCATCCTGGCGCCGGTCACCCCAACCGCCGCCTACAGGAAGGGCGAAAAAACAGACGATCCGCTGAAGATGTATCTCGACGACATCCTCACCACCCCGATCAACCTGGCCGGCAACTGCGCGTTGTCGGTTCCATGCGGCTTCACATCCAACGGCATGCCGATCGGGCTGCAGATCATCGGCGATGCCTTCCGGGAGGAGACCATCCTCAAGGTCGGCCATGCCTACGAGCAAACCACCGGCTGGCACACCCGGCGCCCTGCACTCTAA
- a CDS encoding type II toxin-antitoxin system VapB family antitoxin — translation MKTTLNIDDGIMAEAVRLTGIKEKTTLVRKGLEALIAQESGRRLTAMGGTEKDLKPAPR, via the coding sequence ATGAAAACGACATTGAATATTGATGACGGAATCATGGCTGAAGCGGTGCGTTTGACGGGGATCAAGGAAAAGACCACACTGGTGCGCAAGGGGCTTGAGGCGTTGATCGCGCAGGAGAGTGGTCGACGACTCACCGCCATGGGTGGAACGGAAAAGGATCTCAAACCCGCACCCCGCTGA